One Cardinium endosymbiont cEper1 of Encarsia pergandiella genomic region harbors:
- the rpoC gene encoding DNA-directed RNA polymerase subunit beta', protein MKFKRNRAQSTQFSGIIASLSSPEVILSRSSGEVTLPETINYRTHKPETKGLFCERIFGPVKDWECHCGKYKGIRYKSIVCDRCGVEITEKKQRRERVGHIELVVPVTHIWYFRVLPSKISYLLGIPTKKVEQIVYYERYVVIQPGIKKEDGIAAMDLLSEDEYLAILDELPPDNPLLSHSDPNKFIALIGSEAIESILKNLDLEKLSVDLREQLLTDASQQRRLEIVKRLKIVEGFRDVHKKVENRPEWMVMRILPVIPPELRPLFSLGGGKFATSDLNDLYRRVIIRNNRLKRLLDIKAPQIIIRNEMRMLQEAVDSLFDNSRKVNSVASEGIRPLKSLSDMLKGKQGRFRQNLLGKRVDYSGRSVIVVGPELQLHECGLPKEMAVELFMPFIIRRLIERGVAETVKVAKRLIEEKAPVIWDVLENVLKGHPVLLNRAPTLHRLGIQAFQPKLIEGKAIQLHPLVCTAFNADFDGDQMAVHVPLGQEAIAEASLLMLASYNVLNPSNGIPITIPSRDMILGLHYLTKGKRSTPENVVLGEGMSFYAPEEVLIGLAHEKVSKHAYIKLRLPVIQSDGSEVYRLIETTVGRVVFNQYCPDGMAFVNETLNVRNMQRIVTDMYSKFGTVVTVEFLDNIKALGFNSAFQAGMTIGLDDVKIPANKHELIDQATAEVESIWGNYMLGLITDNERYNQVIDVWTRTNTRITNQLMEQLERDQDTFNSVYMMMISGARGSREQVRQLGGMKGLIGRPQKSTQGSVGEIIEHPIISNFQEGLNVIEYFIATHGARKGLADTALKTADAGYLTRRLVDVAQDLTVIEEDCGSLKGITVTAVKVENKVVESLAERILGRVVVEDVFDPQTGVLLIARGNGIDEQIAHTIEKAGLEEVFVRSVLTCDLFQGVCVKCYGRNLATGNMVSVGEAVGVIAAQSIGQPGTQLTMRTFHVGGTASNVTVDAKVKAKYAGVVNFEDLMVTSYVDTNGQAVEVVMSRSAELQILDADTRKVLTTTHVPYGAHLKVASHQMVSYDQELYHWDPYNVVLLATQDGVVSFLGLKEGVTYQEEFDEQTGRKAKVMIESRDKTKHPSIILSDDAGVTIASYTLPVKAQLVVEAGDRIRKGAVLARVPRIINQSRDITGGLPRVVELFEARKPANTAFISELSGVVTYGGIKRGNREVFIESKEGIQVKYMIPLSKHILVQDNDYVKVGEVITDGAVAAADLLVTKGPLVTQEYIMNELQSVYRLQGEKINNKHIEIIIKQMMRKVEVLDPGDTMLLHGQIIDKVKFFEENDRIRDKVIVLTLGDSKLFKQGEFVSASRLLQENDKLTQKGLVPVEARTAELAVSQPKLQGITQISLATESFLSAASFQETAKVLSDAGISAKYDKLKGLKENIIVGHLIPAGTGMRPYERLVVNAKSEYDALVAAKSSVTAG, encoded by the coding sequence ATGAAGTTTAAAAGAAATAGGGCACAATCCACTCAATTTTCTGGTATCATTGCCAGTCTCTCTTCTCCAGAAGTTATTTTATCTCGTTCTTCAGGAGAAGTTACCCTACCAGAAACCATTAATTATAGAACCCATAAGCCTGAAACCAAAGGATTATTTTGTGAGCGTATATTTGGTCCTGTAAAAGACTGGGAATGTCATTGTGGTAAGTATAAAGGCATTCGTTATAAAAGTATTGTATGTGATAGATGTGGTGTTGAGATTACAGAAAAAAAACAACGTAGAGAACGCGTCGGTCATATCGAGTTGGTTGTTCCCGTGACCCATATTTGGTACTTTAGGGTGCTGCCTAGTAAGATTAGTTATTTGCTGGGTATACCTACTAAAAAAGTTGAGCAGATTGTATACTATGAGCGTTATGTAGTCATTCAACCTGGTATCAAGAAAGAAGATGGTATAGCCGCTATGGATCTACTATCTGAAGATGAGTATTTGGCTATTTTAGATGAATTGCCTCCAGATAACCCATTATTGAGCCATTCAGATCCTAATAAATTTATCGCCCTTATTGGTTCAGAAGCTATTGAGTCTATCCTAAAAAATCTTGATTTAGAAAAACTTTCAGTTGACTTACGCGAGCAGTTGCTAACTGATGCTTCTCAACAACGCCGTTTGGAGATTGTCAAAAGATTAAAAATTGTAGAAGGGTTTAGAGATGTCCATAAAAAAGTAGAAAACCGGCCAGAATGGATGGTGATGCGTATATTGCCTGTTATTCCTCCTGAGCTACGTCCTCTTTTCTCACTCGGTGGTGGTAAATTTGCTACTTCTGATTTAAATGACCTTTATAGAAGAGTTATTATTAGAAACAATAGGCTTAAGAGATTATTAGATATTAAAGCACCACAAATCATCATACGCAATGAAATGCGTATGTTACAAGAAGCGGTAGATTCTTTATTTGATAATTCTCGTAAAGTAAATTCTGTTGCTTCAGAGGGGATTCGACCATTAAAATCTCTTTCAGATATGTTGAAAGGGAAGCAGGGTCGTTTTAGGCAGAATTTGCTTGGCAAGCGTGTAGATTATTCCGGCAGATCTGTTATTGTGGTAGGGCCTGAGTTGCAGTTGCATGAGTGTGGGTTACCTAAAGAAATGGCAGTTGAACTATTTATGCCTTTTATCATACGTAGGCTCATAGAGCGTGGGGTAGCAGAAACTGTAAAAGTAGCTAAAAGATTAATAGAAGAAAAAGCCCCTGTTATCTGGGATGTATTAGAGAATGTATTGAAAGGTCATCCTGTACTACTCAACCGAGCACCAACCTTGCACCGATTGGGTATACAAGCCTTTCAACCTAAATTGATTGAAGGAAAGGCCATTCAATTGCATCCTTTGGTATGTACTGCGTTCAATGCTGACTTTGATGGGGATCAAATGGCCGTTCACGTTCCTCTTGGTCAAGAAGCCATTGCAGAAGCTTCATTGCTTATGTTGGCATCCTATAATGTATTGAATCCCTCAAACGGTATTCCTATTACTATTCCATCCCGTGATATGATTTTGGGATTGCATTATCTAACCAAAGGAAAGCGTAGTACACCCGAAAATGTGGTATTAGGAGAGGGCATGTCTTTTTATGCACCTGAGGAAGTATTGATTGGATTGGCTCATGAAAAAGTATCTAAGCATGCTTATATCAAGCTTCGTTTGCCTGTAATCCAGTCAGATGGATCAGAAGTTTATAGACTGATAGAGACTACCGTTGGTAGGGTAGTATTCAATCAGTATTGTCCAGATGGGATGGCATTTGTTAATGAAACATTGAATGTAAGAAACATGCAGCGTATTGTAACAGATATGTACAGTAAGTTTGGTACAGTTGTTACCGTTGAGTTTTTAGATAACATTAAAGCTTTAGGCTTTAATAGTGCATTTCAGGCAGGAATGACTATTGGGTTAGATGATGTAAAGATACCAGCCAACAAACATGAATTAATTGACCAAGCTACTGCAGAGGTAGAGTCGATTTGGGGTAACTATATGTTGGGTTTGATAACCGATAATGAAAGATACAATCAGGTTATTGACGTTTGGACCAGAACCAATACTCGTATTACCAATCAACTCATGGAACAGTTGGAGCGTGACCAGGATACCTTTAACTCTGTGTACATGATGATGATTTCTGGTGCAAGGGGATCCCGTGAACAGGTGCGTCAGTTGGGTGGTATGAAAGGATTAATTGGAAGACCTCAAAAAAGTACACAAGGATCAGTAGGAGAAATTATTGAACATCCTATTATTTCTAATTTCCAAGAAGGGTTGAACGTTATTGAGTATTTTATTGCTACCCACGGTGCTAGAAAAGGGTTGGCTGATACAGCTTTAAAAACAGCAGATGCTGGATATCTCACTAGAAGGTTGGTAGATGTAGCGCAAGATTTAACCGTTATTGAAGAAGACTGTGGCTCCCTGAAGGGCATTACTGTAACTGCTGTAAAGGTTGAGAATAAGGTAGTAGAATCACTTGCAGAACGTATTCTAGGGCGTGTGGTGGTAGAAGACGTATTCGATCCACAAACAGGTGTCCTATTAATTGCACGTGGCAATGGAATTGACGAGCAGATTGCTCACACTATAGAGAAAGCGGGATTAGAAGAGGTATTTGTACGTTCTGTTTTAACCTGCGATTTATTCCAAGGTGTTTGTGTAAAATGTTATGGACGAAACTTAGCCACTGGTAATATGGTATCTGTTGGCGAAGCAGTCGGAGTAATTGCTGCCCAATCTATTGGGCAGCCTGGTACACAGCTTACCATGAGAACCTTCCATGTTGGAGGTACTGCCTCTAATGTTACCGTTGATGCTAAGGTTAAAGCAAAATATGCAGGTGTAGTGAATTTTGAAGACTTGATGGTTACAAGTTATGTAGATACAAATGGACAGGCAGTAGAAGTTGTTATGAGCCGTTCTGCTGAGCTACAAATTTTAGATGCAGATACAAGAAAAGTATTAACCACTACCCATGTGCCATATGGTGCCCATCTTAAGGTAGCAAGCCATCAAATGGTAAGTTACGATCAAGAACTTTACCATTGGGATCCTTATAATGTTGTATTATTGGCTACTCAGGACGGGGTAGTCAGTTTCCTAGGTCTTAAAGAAGGCGTTACCTATCAAGAAGAATTTGATGAGCAAACTGGTCGTAAAGCAAAGGTAATGATTGAGTCCAGGGATAAGACCAAACATCCAAGTATCATCTTATCTGATGATGCTGGTGTAACCATTGCCTCCTATACTCTTCCTGTTAAAGCACAGCTCGTAGTAGAAGCAGGTGATAGGATACGTAAAGGAGCAGTATTGGCTAGAGTCCCTCGTATTATTAATCAATCCAGAGACATTACAGGTGGGTTGCCTCGTGTAGTAGAGCTTTTTGAAGCTAGAAAACCTGCCAATACTGCTTTTATTAGTGAATTAAGTGGTGTCGTAACCTATGGAGGCATTAAAAGAGGCAATAGAGAAGTTTTTATTGAATCCAAAGAAGGTATACAGGTTAAGTATATGATACCGTTGTCTAAGCATATCTTGGTCCAAGATAACGATTACGTTAAAGTAGGAGAGGTAATCACAGATGGTGCCGTAGCTGCTGCGGATCTTTTAGTTACAAAAGGTCCGTTGGTTACCCAAGAATATATCATGAATGAGTTGCAAAGCGTGTACCGTTTACAAGGTGAAAAAATTAACAATAAGCATATTGAAATCATCATTAAGCAGATGATGCGTAAGGTAGAGGTATTGGATCCAGGAGATACTATGCTATTGCATGGACAAATTATTGATAAAGTTAAATTCTTTGAAGAGAATGATAGAATCCGTGATAAAGTTATTGTGCTCACACTTGGTGATTCTAAATTATTCAAGCAAGGAGAATTTGTTTCTGCTAGCAGATTGTTACAAGAGAATGATAAACTTACCCAGAAAGGGCTAGTACCTGTTGAAGCTAGGACAGCAGAATTGGCTGTTTCCCAGCCAAAGTTGCAGGGTATTACACAAATCTCCTTGGC